ACGCTCACACTGTTTCTGGGATCGGTGGCAGCAATATCGCTGCTGGTCGGCGGCATTGGCGTGATGAATATCATGCTTGTAAGCGTAACCGAACGCACCCGCGAAATCGGTGTCCGCATGGCCACAGGCGCGCGCCGGCGCGACATTCTGCTCCAGTTCATCACCGAGGCTCTTACAGTCTCTGCGATTGGCGGTGCGTTTGGCGTAATACTGGGTGTTGGTGCAGCAACCCTCATATCGCTTGCAGGCGTATCGGTAGCCTTCAGCGCAGGTCCTGTATTGCTTGCATTCACCTGTGCGTTCGCGACAGGTCTGGTATTTGGCTTCCTGCCAGCCCGCAAAGCTTCACGGCTGTTACCGGCAGTGGCACTGTCGTCTGAATAAAACCAACTGCATCCGGAACGTAAAAAGCCGGTCTGGAGACAGACCGGCTTTTTTATTGAGAGATTGCGTTGCTTACTTGAAAAGCAATGGCAGAGTAATCGGCATACGCGCTTTCGCTATTGCTGCAGGAGGTGCAGGAACCGGAGAGGCGCGGCGCGCAGCTTCCAGTGCCATCTGATCCACAGTTGGATCGCCCGATGACCCTGCAAGGCGCGCAGACAGCACGTTGCCCGACGGATCGATGACGAAAGTAACCTGCACCAGCCCCTTGGAATTTCTGCTCGCCTTACGCTGCAAGAACCGTACATTACGCGCCATATGGGCTTGCAGCTTGGAGGTCCACTTGGCGGAACTCACACCGGCTGAGGCATTATTCTCACCACGGCGATTGGCTGCAGCCCTGGCGCCGTTATCGGCATCCATACGCGGAGCGCTGGCCTGTCTGGTTTCCTTGGCTTTTTCAGCCTTTTTGGGCTTGGGTTTTTCAACCTTCTGCACCGGCTTAGGCTTTTCAGGCTTAGGCTTTTCAACTTTCTTTTCAGGCTTTGGTTCAGGCTTTTCAATCGGCAGCGGCACGGCCACTTCCGGCTTAGGCGCTTCAACCACATCCGGAACAACTTCTTCAGGTTCCTGAACAGGTTCTGGCTCAGGCTCCGGTTCCGGTTCCTTGATTTCTTCAGGTACAGGCTCAGGCTCGACCTGCTCTTCAGGCTCGGCAGCGGTTTCCTGCTGCGGTGCTTCTGATACCTGCTCTTCCATCGGCGCTTCGGGCTCGGGAGCAAGCTCAATCA
The Ochrobactrum sp. BTU1 DNA segment above includes these coding regions:
- a CDS encoding TonB family protein — translated: MSRLPPEHPPIKNVASADSHHNSFWHDAGRWLGAGIIVLSVHAAGAYAVHMTRDEDQPDGAQIAAMVIELAPEPEAPMEEQVSEAPQQETAAEPEEQVEPEPVPEEIKEPEPEPEPEPVQEPEEVVPDVVEAPKPEVAVPLPIEKPEPKPEKKVEKPKPEKPKPVQKVEKPKPKKAEKAKETRQASAPRMDADNGARAAANRRGENNASAGVSSAKWTSKLQAHMARNVRFLQRKASRNSKGLVQVTFVIDPSGNVLSARLAGSSGDPTVDQMALEAARRASPVPAPPAAIAKARMPITLPLLFK